cacCATACAGTGTGTCAATGTAAGGAAATCCCTTCATTTATCTCTTATGATAGATGATGTGACTATCACACCGAAGTCTTTTTTACTCTTGAATAAAGTAAGAATTAGGAGAAATAAACTTAAGTTATACAATGATAGATGCAGATTAGAAAATGCCATCTTTCAATACATTTGAAGTCTAAAGTTATGAATTGTTTCTTGGAGATGTAAATTTTTTTGCTTAATTGTGTATTTTTCTGCATAAGCAAAACATGCATATGCTTTCAAATTCCATAGTACAGAAGAGCTTATTATGAAAatcaacaattcttttttttctatttttcctcacTCTGGTCCTGCCCCCAGGGGCAAACTGATTCTTATCCtggtttttctacttttattagCTTTCCCTGTGAAAGTATAGAGAGgtgttttttacatttccagCCAAGAATGAATCTTGGACTTCTTTTGTCTAACCAAATCAAGGTTCAGAAATACTATTTTCTAATTGACCATTAGGGTTCCATTCTGTTTGATTATgatcattgttgttgttgttgagagcTTATGAGGATTATTGAATGTTGCAAGAAACAGTGGTGTTAAATAGGATGGATGCTATCTCTTTCAAAGGGAAATCATCTCCAGATAATAGTAAGATGAACAGCTAGAATACCACTTAAAAGCAGGAAATGCACGATACCCTCCCACATAGAGGGTGAATcatctttatatatttactcatttcctATAATGATTCAAGACATTGATGAAGAGAAGTACTGACTTGAGTGGCAGGTGAGTGTCACCCAATGCAGCCTCTCTACTCACAGCACACTCTTTCCTATCAGTAGCCCTCAGTCTTGCCCCTGACCTCTTTTTTGTCTTCCTGCCTCCCCCCCCCAACCATTACACCATTAGCTTCTCCTTTCCCTCAGGTCAGGAGAGTTTTTCTTAGTCTTAGGGATGGGGAACACTTTTTTTTCACACACTTCTTTTTTCAAGCATGCATCCTCCAATAGTCCCTGCGTATTAGAGAAGCAAAAGGAGCtggaatatttatatattgaatcCTGAGATTTACTGGTGTGAGGGCAGCAAAGCTTTCAGCAGATCTTGGGGGGAAAGAAGGCTCTAAGAACAGAGATGCAGAAATCTGTCTACGTAAAATGAGGGTTCCCAGGGATATGAGAGGAGCAATGATAACTTCTGCTACAAGTTAAGGTGAGTGGCAGGGGATGtttgattatacatatatattaagatGCATATTTCTCCTTATCTATGTGGACAAAATGTATCAATTTGTCaagaagatgacacaaagaatCGGATAGTTAAATCAGACTCACAGCATCATCAGAGATTTTACCTAGTAGCAAGAAGATTTACTAGTAATTTCTATGATACAATCACTGTGAAGTACAGACCAAGTGGTGAGAAGTACAAGCTTGCCAGTGCAGCCTGCCAGGTCCTTCCTTTCCACCTTAGGATGTACTGTGGTCCAGACTAACAGATTAACATATGAGGGTCCAAATGATGCTTGTGGCTGCACCACAAACACAAAAGGAGATGCTATGGTCATTATACATCTCCATTTCATACTCAGATGGTTATATAGTTTATGACACATTTTTCTAGGAAGCCATGCTCCATAAACCAATAGATCCCAATTccatctcttattttattttgttttgaccaTAAACCATTTTAGGCAATCTAATACATCCTCCTAAAAACAGTCCATGATAAGGATTTTGGCAAGCAAAACCCACTAGTGTTGGCTAGTAGGTTTGTCATTAACACGTGTTTCCAAGGAGATTTTATCAGatcagaatcctttttttttcttttcccagggagtccctcccctccctttaaAGGAGAATAATTTGCAACTTGATGCTAGCAATTTTCTTTCCACTCAGAGAATGCACACATTTTCCAAGTCATGAGATCAAAGTAAATTTCTCATTTGGGACCATTGGAATATATATTATTACTGTGTTCTGGAACATTTTAGTTATACATTGTTAGGCAGGGAAAAGACCTCACTGTTTATAATTAAACTGACgttcatttattttcctcagCTCTTTGTTCAGATTTGAATGATCTTTTAGTTATTGGAGTCATTACTTGCTTTGAGCGAGGGCAGTAGtaaattacagggaagaaaaattGTATTTGCCTACAATGGACACTAGGGCAGAGGAGATCCTGCAGAGAGACATGCATTTTCTGGAAGGACACCTAACATTTAACAAACAAACATGTAAGTGAAGCTGAACATTTCAGTGGAATTTCCATCTGAGTTCTCTCTGCAACAGACCCCTATAAAGGTTTGAGTGAAAAGTTTATTTGGGATTTGTGGTGGATAAAGGTAGGGAGTGTTGATACAGGAAAGGGAAGGCAGAACACACTATAGGTCATTCTCTTAATCTAGATACTAGAGGAGGAGACTGGAACCCAACACTGTTGAAAGATTCTGGGAAATAGGAAAAAACACAATCTTCTAAATTGCTTCACATTCAGGTCAAAGTTGCTGAACTACACCAAATCCTGAGATTCGTTGCCTGAGGGCCATCTAGGTGAGAATTCCTTAGTACTTCTGGACTGTCATGTGTGAGAGCAGCAAAGCTTTCAGCAGTTCCAGGAGGAAAAAGTCTGCAGACACAGAGTTGCAGATACTGATTGGCCATAGTTTACAAATATTCCGAGGGATATGGGTGGGGAAATGAAAACTTCTGCTCCAAGTGGAGATAAATAGTAGAGAAACTGACACAAAAACAATTCAACTGCCTATGTGCAAAAATGGACCAATCAACCAGGGTCGACAGTTCAGAAAGAATTAAAGGgagttttatatatctatatctatatctatatctatatctatatctatctatatctatctatatatatatatacacacacacacacacacgtacatatcaTGTatctctacctatctatctatatcttgtgtgtgtgtgcatgtgtgtattcaGTTATCTTATTTGTGACTTGAGCTTAGAGTTGTTGGACTGAACACATCTTTGATGGATTTTGATTTCTGAGTTAGTGAACtaagatagagacagagagcaaaaaatgagcaaaattagGGAGTTTTTGCTAGTTCAGCTTTGTGcaacattaaaacagaaaaaatagactttaagaagGCACAGTTTCATTTATATCACCTCTTTCAACTTGGATTTGTGTAAAATCTGGATGAAGAATTTTCACATTCTCGAGGAAGGATCTATGTTTTAGCTATTTTGGTGATTCAGTGAAAGCAGCCCCATGCACACAGTGCAAgttaaaaagatggaaaactttTAGCTTCATGGAAACCAAGAAATCAAATCACAgttctggttttttgtttctcttcttctttttagtTGAAAAGTCTGTCTTTTACAAAAGGGCTCATCTATGGTAATATCATaatgcttaaaaataaacaatataaataacaaaaaaacttgGGAGTTATTTTTTGTGTGGGGATGAATGGTTGGTTGTATTTCCTGACTCTTAATCGTAGATCAAGGTCTCTGTTCTCGACTCTTAATCTGCCTATCTGCCCCTCTTTTTAAATTCCCACTGTTAAGGTTACGCTTCTGAGGACAAAAATGTATAACTTGAATTATCTCTATATTATCTGAATAACACTgtaaatgattataataattaacATATTAGTAAAAATAAGGAGAGTCAAGATTAAATGAAACTTCTTAAGGCTGTTGTGAATAAGGCACTACGTGTGGGCTTAGGGCAGCTGAGGCAGTCatagtgcgtgtgtgtgtgtgtgtgtgtgtatgggacGGTCATGGGAAGTCCGTCTGATTCTACCTTTTTTATCTTTGCCTTCCATACTTGAGTTAATGAGGCAGGAATCAGAAGCACAGAATGAGAGTTGGAAAATTCCAACGACTCtgtactaaagaaaataaatgaaaatcaacaaaacatatAGATACAGAGAGATAGGCTTAATTTGAAATATATCACATAGGTGCTCTAGAGAAAGACTACGAGGGTTTCAAACATAAGTGACCTTTTTCTAGTACTTAGCTTTACTATACCTTACTTTTCTCATTGGtaaaacatgtatatttatatatctttattattaaGTCATTTTCAGGGATAAATAAGCTAATATACGCCGAGTGCTTTAAACTATGTTTGGCATACGGTaaataatagacatttctcattattaaaagaggaaaattatgTGTGGAATTTTATTATACCAAGTAAATTTACCTTGggtttgcttatattttccattttccaagtaattttttttaagatgacttTGAtgttcaaacattaaaaaaacttcCTCTCACCTTCTTTTGTGATAGTCAAAGGGTGTGCATTGCACAAATTCAGTGAGAATTTCCTGTATTGTGGTTCCGGAAACATTTTAGAAGATAGTGATTTTACTGCTTCTTGTTCATACTACACATCCATGTCTCATCAGCAGATGATGCAAGCACACTTGAAtacacaatttttctttttttaaaaatttcttcatacACAACTTTCAGGTTCCTTAGCCTCCAGCTCAGCTCCGTGATCTAACCCAGTTCTTCTTGAACAACCAGCCATTGTGCCTTTCCTGCATCGACACTGGAACAGCATTTCACATGGCAGGTATGTGCAGCCCaagtcataaaatgaaaaaataaaaataaccaggaAAAATATCTTGTGGGTATGGTTAATTTGAGGCAACGCTTTAagaaaaaagtatacatttttagCCTTCCCGTGTATCTGCACTTTCTagtttaattacatttttctgattcttcattCTGTAacttagaaatgcttttgtaAAGATTTTTCCAACAGGTTTAAAGAGTGGATTCTGACAGGGATAGCTCTAAATTCTGATTGGAATCTGAATTTAccaggaaaaatataaacaacataaTTCTAGCACGAAAATAAATAGAGAATGTTAAATATTAtcaacaaaatgtttaaaagtgttttgtttttttttaatttaccatttgTGTTGTGACATCCCCAAAACCACCCAGATTAACAGTTTGACACATTGGACTGTTGTGAATGACAACACCCTTTGGTGCACTAATATTAATGCAGAATCTCCTGATGCTAAATTATTTTAGGGGAAAAGCCTGTGAGCAAGTAATTTTTGGTATGAGAAGATgtaatacatgtaaaaaatgattCCTGTAAAAAAGTGGTTTTTTACGTATCATAATTCAATGTACTGTGAAATGAACTCAGGTTCCCAAGTTATTACCGCTACATCGGTTGGGGAACCTCTCATCACACCGTGTCTTCTCTTCACGGTACAGCCTCTACAAAGCTATGAGCAGCCTGACATTTCTCAGAGTAGTGAATACACTGAGATTAGCAGAAGGACACACTCGCAAGTAGTATTGATATTATTGTAACAATGATGgaatatgttaaatgaaagacTCTGGGTCTAGGCAAACTTTCATTTGATTTCTGACTTGGGTACTTAATAGCTCTGATTCCTTGagaaaataacattattaatGGATCCTACATTTTCTCAGCTACCTAATGGCAATCAGATTCTctatcttgtgatttttttgttgctgttacaAAAATAAGAGTTTGTTATATCAGCCCACAAGACCGAACTTGGTGCCTGTTGATCTCTTTTTACTACAGATCTCTAAGCTTCtttgtcaaattaaaaaataaatggtaagtaCAGTTTGATAAGATAGAGCTGATAAAGAGGAAAAGGTATGGATAATCTCACTGAAGAATAAAGTTCatcatataaaattttttgtaTTGGGTGGAGTTCTGAATGGAATGTCTTCATTTTCCAACATTTCATTGGCAAAATGATTGGGTTATTTAACCAAGGAACTTTTTGGGTTCTCTCACTGGTTTCTGCTTTTAAGAACTTCAGCtcctgtgtttgttctttaaatctttatcctatctctctttctttataGCTTTTCAGACCACTCCATGGAGGCTGATTTCTGGGGCCTTAGGAGTAATGTGCCTTTTGTTGGTGGCTGCTTTGGGAGTTTTGTTGAAAAATTGTAAGTTTTTCTAGTCAAGACTATATAAAAAGATCAAAATTGTGATGAAACTGTCTTACAGTAAAGGTTTCATTTTGCTAATgcataatattttgttatttcataAACCTGTGTCTGATGAAGTAAATTTCTAATCACTTCTTACAGCATTTACTAAACAAAGTATTCAGCCAACATTCTCTCCAGGACCCTCCACAGATCTCCGGGAAGGTGGGTTCCATACTTTGGAAAACTTTAGTGCTGGTAGAGAATGaaatattcttgtttttcttacaCAGAAGCATGAAgggatattatgcttagtaatAGAAATTATAGGATAGTCTCATTTTACTGCTAACTTAAGAATTTATTAAATTACATTGAATGTGTGTCATTTATATATGAAGTAATAAGGAAAATATTAGCCTGAAGTGACCTATTTTTCCTATGTGACTGCTCATGTTTAAGTAACAAAAGCAAATTACAGTAAATATTGTAGCTGATCCTAAGTGCCTGCGTGTGTTTCATAACCCATACTTTGATACCTCTTTACCTTTACCTCCGCTTCTTCCATAACTCAGAAAGAAGCACAGAGATTTCTGCAATTCTAAACTCTACTTAACCAGGGAATGTCAGCTCAAAGTCCAAGTTTTTAAACATATCTTTTCCTAAATGATGTCTCACCATCTTCTGTGTTCATATAGCActtccttcatatcttttttcCCTCAGcgtttttccaactttattgagatataattgacatatgacatcgtgtaagtttaaagtgtacaatgattcacttattacaatattattaccaccatagcattaactaacacctccatcatgtcACACAACTATCATgtctttttgtggtgagaatgttTAAGAAGCTCTCTTGTAGCAACTcccaagtatataatacagtgctGTTAACTCTAGTTACAATGATGCACAGTAGATCCCCAAAACTTAATCATCTTCTAAATGGAAGCTCGTACCTTTTGACCAacagctccccatttcccccacatcCCAGCCCCTGGTAGCCACCATTCAACTCTACAATCTCAGCACCATTCATTTGACAAAGATTTGAGTGCTTACCACATAATATGACTTTTATCACTGAGGATGGTAAATGTTGAAGACACTATCACTAGTAAACTGGATGGTCAGACTTCAAGCTAAGTGCtttattaacttcattttgaaataaaatatccagaattatCTTCTGACTCAGGAAATATGCTAAAATGCTTTCCTCCTTTACATATCTCTTTTATCTAGTTCACTTTTAATTACACAGCAGAGATCAACTTTGGGTCACTTCCTCAAAAAAGGTTCTTCTAACCGCCCCCCATCCTATACTCTGCTACACAATATTTGAACATACTGAATTTCTTGTGTATACTTACACAAATtatcattaaatataattcaTAAATGACTGAAATTTGTATAATTCTGTCTCTATCTCTAGAATATAATCTTCATGAGGAAGAAGGGTCATGTCTGAGTCATTCAGATTAATATCCCCTGAACTGTGGTGTATGCAGTAAATTCTCAAAGAATAGttgtagaaaaaattaaataacaagtgAGTAAATAGCACTGAAAAAAACTGAATCTCCAATGTCATCaagtcatgttttgttttttctcttaggATCTGGCTGCTGTTCTTGCCAAGAAAAGTGGCTTGGCTACCAATGCAACTGTTACTTCATTTCTAATGAAGTAAAAACATGGAAAGACAGTAGAAATTTTTGTGTTTCTCATAATTCCAGTCTACTTCAGAtacaaaagagaaatgaactgGCATGtatttaattctgatttttctacattttttttgacCTAGGAAAGTATTATCTAAGTAAGCTGAATACTTTGTTTCAAGTCTTTAATCAGATAGTAAATAGGCAGTTATATTTGAGCTAATTTCCTATACTTTGAAACAGTCATAAAATCTACAGAAAATTTCTCAAAGATTTACATTATGGGAATGTGACAGATAAAGTACAAGAAACTTTTTAGAGAgaattcaaagaataaataatagagcattatttttattcaaagaaCTTTGAATTTTTAGCGCattaattgaatttataatttattttgtaattatatagCTTTTGTTATCACTCTTGGATATAACATGGAATGAATAtgaagaatattataaaataattacccAACTcttaagaaaaagtgaaaattttctcTAGCTCCATGCAGAACCTGTGCTAAGATTTATCCCTCAAGATACTGTTGATTTGAGATCAAATTTGATTGCTGATCCCCAGTGAAGGAAGTGTTCCATGAAAGCTCTAATTCCCTTTATGAcgtttttcattctttcaagaaGTGAGATTTTGTGGTATGTTTTCCTCCATAAATAAATGGGCTTGATGAATGAGAAATATGAGGCATGTGACTTGACTATACCTcctaaattaaaagttaaaactgaTTTTAGTTTGTATAATTGAAAAACTGAATCTGAATACTGGACACTGACTTTCTTAAAAGTACATGATCCCTAGAATAGATTCAAAATAGGTTAATATGTTGGCCTTTGTTTCCAAACAGCATTTTATGAACTCCAGTTCCTATTATTACTGGATTGGACTCTCTTACAGTGAAGAACATCATGCCTGGTTGTGGGAGGATAATTCTACTCTCTCCCAAGATCTGTAAGTTTCTGGCattcaaaacctttttctgttctttttgagtTTATCCTTAGATCTGATCAGAGAACGTAACATCCAGGAACACTGTAGGTAAGATATCCTGTTTAGGACATGAGAATACAGAAAAGAGAATCGATACAACAGAATAACAATTTTAGTCCCAACCACAACACCCAAGTGTATGCTCAAGTGACATGAAGTTAGTGTACTTGTGACTCTAAAAGAGCTTTTGATGTATGCTTTTATTTCCTGCCTTGGTACAAGCACTTggatatgtatgtacatgtacagATTCTCACATACACAAAAGCCGTCCAGAGAAAAGAGTATATCCACTATTTTCCTTATTCTGGTGGAGCCCAATATTCTCCGCATCATCCCATATTTCAAACATTCTGGGcttattttctgtgtatttgtAATCTTCAAATCTCATTTTCATTCATAAACGTGGGATTTACAGTATCATACAATGACAGGTTTTATGCTCTGATTTTTTCCCTAGACTAGATTAGCAGATGCATCTTAGAAGTAAAGTATATAACATATCAAAAccattaaaaacaacagcaaaaacaaaaaaatccccaactTCATTGCTATTGATTATTGATGCAATAGCTGAGTTTTTGTAACACTGTACTCTGAAACTGTGAAAACTGActtgaatgaaaaaaagataatgacTCAATGTGGTAATATCtcattaaaatgcttttaaaatttctatagttCTATCATTTAACAAAAGCATCATCCTTGAacattctcatttccttttcctaatatattaaaaaattcttcttcatTACAGATTTCTATCCCTTCACCATCTAAATCTAAAGAACTGCATAATATATCGCCCAAGCGGAAGTGTTTTGGATGTGGACTGTGGAAGTAAATATCGTTATATCTGTAAGCAACAGCTTATTTAGATGTTTCTTGGGGCAGAAGAGGTGTGCAATGAAGATTCAGTATACTTAGAATGGTAACATATATTACTAACTACCTACTTCTGGGATctgtaaaatgtttcaaattgTGTCTTATCaatcatataattttcatatatttgaaaacgtgtttaaattttttatcaagatataattgacatataacattatgttagctTCAAGTATAAACATAACAATAACTAGACACtaagtctaattaacatccatcatcatatatagttataatttttaaattttgccatgTGTCTTAAAATTGATGAAATGTGTGCCTACACCTAAAATTATAGTCAAGACAAATAATTTCATGAATATTAATGTATATGGTAAATAGTGAATTTAATAGTTTATGCATATATTCTTGGAAATTCTCTCtgcagaaatttaaataaaacttaattcatGCCAAATAATATATATCACATCATATCAGTCCTTTGTATGGTGTACTAAATTGAGAAGTCCCATCctcatctctctttttctggaagtaaaaataattttagtgttcttttttaattctttctggaTATCTATACATCTACATGTTCTAATTTAGAGCTGAAAGTGCCATATAATAGCTTCTTCATATGTATCACCTGGCCTCAGAGGGGAAcacatttgtgtgtcttctcttGATGCTACAGAGTTCTGCAGAACAGTTGGAAGTCTTTGGCCAAGTATATGGTCTCACGTGATTGCTTTCATATTTTGCAAGAGGAAAGGGCATCTAAGCCCAGATCGCATAAATTTATAATACTTATTTCTTTACTCCACATATCTTTCTTGCCTTATGCTTATCCATCAGTAAAAAAAGCCATTCTTACATGTACATTGAAGATTTTAATCTCTAGCCAGTCCCCAAAGCCTTTTCCTAAAAGTATGTACCAAAAACTAAATActgtaagatgttacggaaaaacccgaacgaacttttgggccaacccaataattacctttttttttgggTGGAGGAGGGTCTAGCTCATTTTATTGAAGGATTTCTAAATAGGCAAAAGAAGGGGTGGGAACACAATGAGTTCTGATGCCCATCTGACCTGGAAGAGATTTTCCCAACCTCACAGATATCAAAAGTCAATtccctttttttaattgttgcatCTACATCTTAAAAATTTGTGTATTGACATCTATATTTGCTctctagttttatattttaattaaataataataattaggaacccaaagttgatttttaaaatacaaagagtcaggaagaggaaagaacctcttatgttttatttctcaaaatataaatataatagtaCTACAACTTGAACTCTTCACATTCTTGTATGCAG
The genomic region above belongs to Balaenoptera musculus isolate JJ_BM4_2016_0621 chromosome 10, mBalMus1.pri.v3, whole genome shotgun sequence and contains:
- the KLRD1 gene encoding natural killer cells antigen CD94, which produces MAAFQTTPWRLISGALGVMCLLLVAALGVLLKNSFTKQSIQPTFSPGPSTDLREGSGCCSCQEKWLGYQCNCYFISNEVKTWKDSRNFCVSHNSSLLQIQKRNELHFMNSSSYYYWIGLSYSEEHHAWLWEDNSTLSQDLFLSLHHLNLKNCIIYRPSGSVLDVDCGSKYRYICKQQLI